From Streptomyces sp. SCSIO 75703:
GTCGCGCCGGGGCCCGTCGCGGCGGCCAGCGCCGCCTTGCGCTCGGCGGCGTCGGCCTCCATCGCGGCCCGCTTCTCCGCGCTCGGGTTCACGAAGATCTCACCGGTGCTGCCGTCCACCGCGATCACGGTGCCCTCCGGCAGCTCCCCGGCCCCCGGCAGCGCCACCACGGCCGGGACGCCGAGCGCCCGCGCCAGGATCGCGCTGTGACTGGTCGGCCCGCCCTCCTCGGTGACGAAACCGAGCACCAGCGTCGGGTCCAGCAGCGCGGTGTCGGCCGGTGCCAGGTCCCGTGCGATCAGCACGTACGGCTCGTCGCTGTCGGGCACGCCGGGCATCGGCACGCCGAGCAGCCGGGCGACGATGCGGTTGCGCACGTCGTCCAGGTCGGCCACCCGCCCGGCCAGGTACTCGCCGGCGCCCGCGAGCAGCGCGCGGTAGGCGGCGAAGGCGTCGTACACCGCGCGCTCGGCGGTGCTGCCCACGGCGATGCGCCGGTCCACGTCGGACATCAGCTCGGGGTCCTGCGCCATCATGGCCTGCGCCTCGAGCACCGCCTGCGCCTCGCCGCCGGCCAGGTTGCCCCGCGCCGTCAGGTCGGCGGCCACCGCCTCGACGGCCTGGCGGGCACGCCCCTGTTCGCGCTCGGCGTCCTCGGCCGGGATCTGCTTGGCGGGCGGTTCCAGCACCGCCGTCCCCATGTGCCGTACCTCGCCGATGGCCACACCGTGGCTCACACCGACGCCTCGCAGCGTTGTCTCCATCTCACCCGTCCCGATCGTGCGGCGGATCCCGCCGCCGCGGTGGTTGTCCTGCCCGCCGTCGTCCGACGGCGCCGACGTCACGTACCGGACGTCACTGCCAGAGGAAGAGGCTCTCGCCGGCCTTGACGTCCCCGTCCTCGCGCAGTTCGGAGAGGGCCTCGGCCGATGCCTCCAGGGCGACGACCGGGCAGACGGGGGACTTTCCGGCCGCCTCGACCTCGACGGGGTTCCAGCGCACCACGGCCTGGCCGCGGGCGACGGTGTCGCCCTTGCTCACCAGCAGCTCGAAGCCCTGGCCGTTGAGCTGCACGGTGTCGATGCCGAGGTGGGTGAGCACCCCGTGGCCGTTCTCGTCGACGACGACGAAGGCGTGCGGGTGCAGGGAGACGATGACACCGTCCACGGGGGAGACGGCCTCGGAGGGCTCTCTCACGGGATCGATGGCGGTACCCGGGCCGACCATGGCCCCGGAGAAGACCGGATCGGGCACGGCGGCCAGTCCGATGGCGCGTCCGGCCAGCGGGGACGACACGGTGGTCATGGGAAGCCTCCCGGGGTGGAGATATATAGGGGCCGTCACTGCCTGTCCCGGACGGCGCACTGGGGAGCAGCGTATGTCATAGGAAGTACCGGTTCCGCACGAGTGGTCCCAATAGAGGTCTAGACCACACTCCCCATGGATTTGCACCTGTTCCGCGGCTCCGTGTACAGTCGTTACTCCTGCTTGAGGTTGAATGACGCCAAGGCGTCGTCGCCCCTGCGGGCACCCAACTCGTCAGATCCTATCTCCGGATCCGCTCCTGCATGCCCGCAGGAGGGTGGTCAGGGGGACCGGGAAACACTGATAGTGTGGGAAACATCGAAGGGAAGCGCCCGGAGGAAAGCCGGAGACAGTGTCTCGGGTGAGTACAAAGGAAGCGTCCGTTCCTTGAGAACTCAACAGCGTGCCAAAAGTCAACGCCAGATATGTTGATACCCCGACGTCGGGACTCTGTTCCTGATGTTGTGGTTCCTTTGAAATACACAGCGAGGACGCTGTGAACGGTCGGACTATTCCTCCGACTGTTCCGCTCCCGTGAAAAGCATTCACGGAGAGTTTGATCCTGGCTCAGGACGAACGCTGGCGGCGTGCTTAACACATGCAAGTCGAACGATGAACCACTTCGGTGGGGATTAGTGGCGAACGGGTGAGTAACACGTGGGCAATCTGCCCTGCACTCTGGGACAAGCCCTGGAAACGGGGTCTAATACCGGATACTGATCCTTCTGGGCATCCAGAGGGTTCGAAAGCTCCGGCGGTGCAGGATGAGCCCGCGGCCTATCAGCTTGTTGGTGAGGTAATGGCTCACCAAGGCGACGACGGGTAGCCGGCCTGAGAGGGCGACCGGCCACACTGGGACTGAGACACGGCCCAGACTCCTACGGGAGGCAGCAGTGGGGAATATTGCACAATGGGCGCAAGCCTGATGCAGCGACGCCGCGTGAGGGATGACGGCCTTCGGGTTGTAAACCTCTTTCAGCAGGGAAGAAGCGAGAGTGACGGTACCTGCAGAAGAAGCGCCGGCTAACTACGTGCCAGCAGCCGCGGTAATACGTAGGGCGCAAGCGTTGTCCGGAATTATTGGGCGTAAAGAGCTCGTAGGCGGCTTGTCGCGTCGGTTGTGAAAGCCCGGGGCTTAACCCCGGGTCTGCAGTCGATACGGGCAGGCTAGAGTTCGGTAGGGGAGATCGGAATTCCTGGTGTAGCGGTGAAATGCGCAGATATCAGGAGGAACACCGGTGGCGAAGGCGGATCTCTGGGCCGATACTGACGCTGAGGAGCGAAAGCGTGGGGAGCGAACAGGATTAGATACCCTGGTAGTCCACGCCGTAAACGGTGGGCACTAGGTGTGGGCAACATTCCACGTTGTCCGTGCCGCAGCTAACGCATTAAGTGCCCCGCCTGGGGAGTACGGCCGCAAGGCTAAAACTCAAAGGAATTGACGGGGGCCCGCACAAGCGGCGGAGCATGTGGCTTAATTCGACGCAAC
This genomic window contains:
- a CDS encoding PTS glucose transporter subunit IIA, with protein sequence MTTVSSPLAGRAIGLAAVPDPVFSGAMVGPGTAIDPVREPSEAVSPVDGVIVSLHPHAFVVVDENGHGVLTHLGIDTVQLNGQGFELLVSKGDTVARGQAVVRWNPVEVEAAGKSPVCPVVALEASAEALSELREDGDVKAGESLFLWQ